The region aatgaaagaaCGTTTTAAAGTTTCGTTAATTCACAATATGCTCAAAaagttcttaatttattcgaaGCATCCTAatgtaaaagaatattataattttaatatgagatTTCTTTGATATCGcattaacatattataaaattaaagttaattacgTATTTATtcctcattttattaaaaatattcatcttattaatattaaacagtaCATATATAAATCGTTACATatgtttattacaatttctacAGAAATATCGTGCatcttgaaataattattgtgagAAAtacttctattttttattttaagttggaAACTCTTATTCACCGTAATTACGAGTTACATTGTTGTCTTCCAAAAACACTAATCTGTAACATGGTGTTATGCGTGAAGTGTAAAATGAACACGGTAAATATGAATTGTACAAGTTAATTAGAGAGTCTACTTAAATAAAGCGTTATGTAATGATGTAATTGCATAATAGTTTAGTTCTTTTTAATACTTCTccactatttaaattaaagaatttatgtactaattCAAGAATGCAAATTAGCggcaaataaatatacagtaaaTGTTAAGTAAATAACAGAGAAATATAAATGGTTACAAAAGTTAAATCTAACGAGTTTAAAAACGGTCTCACacatgttataatttaaagagcCAGCAGTCAAGTGTCTCGTTTCGGTGGACAAGAGAGGAAAATATATCGAGCCACCTGACCGAACGTCGTACAATATcctaaagttaaataatgtcATAACATGAATTTATTACTTCATTTGGTGGACCATGTTCGGAGCCGGTAAACGCATTGTTCGGCCTTTTTACCTGGACCCCGGCTTTAACTTTTGGTGTTTTTCTTCTACAAAATgcttagtaaaattttattaggtaTTAGCTTAGTCAAAGCTCATGTTGGTGTTCAAAATTGCCTTGAAAATTACATCtaaaactactatatttatatttaatattaaattttaattttcccaattagaataaaattattctgtttGAAAATTCTTCcaccaaaaatattagaaaaaaaaataacaaatactgttaacaatatcaataatcaatattattttgttttatttgataaaataattagaaattgtttttaataatttatccttccaattatatttgaattattccaTTTCAATACTGAAAACTTATgagtttttaagaaaaaactgttaattgtcattatattttattttatatgtatttttaattactttatcaaattaattaaatattaatcatttgtccttccaattaattttgaattattctgtttgaacattttttcactcaataaaaaatgtattttcaagaaactaacaaaaactgtattttttaattgttcattgAGAGGTTATTCCACaaacacaataatatatattttcctgAGAACTAacagaaattgttaaatatttcaatattacatattatattatatatatttttaattattttatcaaattaattaaaaaataattttaattatttatctctcCAGTTAGATTTGAATTATTCTGTTTGAACAATGTGgttctgaaaattaaaaaaatacttttaaatacttcaataattttattatattttagatatttttaattattttcctaaattaattaattttaatcatttctcCTTCCacttagattttaatattctgtttgAACATTGTGCAGTTGTTCCATACTAACAACACAATGCATTtactaaaaactaataaaaactgttaaatatttgaatattacgtATTAACagacttatttattttcaattattttatcaaattaataaaaaaataattttaatcatttgtcTCATCAGTCagatttgaattgttttatttgaacaatGTGTCcctgaaaaattaacaaagattgttaaatacttcaataattagattatattttagatatttttaataattttacgaaattaactagaaattaattttaatcatttatccttctaattttatttgaatattatgctTGAATATTGAGAAGTTCTTTCAAAAGACAACATAATGTGTTTCCCTGAGaactaacaaaaattgttaaatatttccatactacatattatattatatttatttttaattattttatcaaattaataaaaaatattttaattatttatctctcCAGTCAGATTTGAATTATTCTGTTTGaataatgtgtatttttaacaattttcctaaattaactctaaattagttttaatcgtTTATCCTCCCAATTAGATTTGAATATTCTGTTTGAACATTGAGAAGTTGCTCCACAATAACAACACaatgtgtttattaaaaaataataaaaactgttaaatatttcaatattatgtattaccttatgattctttttaattaatttatcaaattgataaaaacataattttaatcacttgTCCCTTCAATCAGATTTGAATTATTCTGTTTGAATAAtgtatttctgaaaaattcaCAGACTGTTAAATACttcaataattacattatattttaaatatttttcctaaattaattctaaattaattttaatcattagtcCTCCCAATTAGATTTGAATATTCTGTTTGAACATTGAGAAGTTGTTCCACAATAACAACGCAATGTGTTtactaaaaactaataaaaactgttaaatatttcaatattatatattactttatgaatctttttaattaatttatcaaattgataaaaaaataattttaatcatttgtcCCTTCATTCAGATTTGAATTGTTTTGTGTGAACAATGTGTCcctgaaaaattaacaaaggctattaaatactttaataattacattatattttagataattttaataattttacgaaattaatattaatcatttgttattccaattagaatattgaatattctgTTTGAACATTGAAAAATTCTTCCACGAAAAGCTCACTATATGCTCCCGATGGACAAGGAGATTTAGCTTTTTGTTAGACAGTTGTCTAATTTGAGCAGCCGAGAGAAAAAGCGTATTTGGCATCGTCTACCTGTCAGAAGACAATAGACCGGCGTCTCCGAAAATCCTCGCATCCTCGAAGGTCAGGGGTGGAAGACGGAGGTCCGCAAATCGGCATCGGCCGTTTAATATGATGATATGTAAAAACACAAGTTATTTAACAAAGCGGACCGTGGTTCGTGGCATGCACCAACTAAGAAAGGCATACATAATATATGCAGACATGCAAGAGCTCTTGACAGCTTTTGAGGTGTCTTCAGCTTTTTTATTCTTCACCTCGCTCGTCCCACGCAATCTGTTCCTTTACCACCGAAACAACACTGGCTCACACTCAATTCCATCACGAAAATCATCTAAGGGTTCCTTGCAACATTGTAAGAGGCTGAAATTGTTTGATAGTGAATAATTTAGGTAAAAAACCCGTTTATTTGGTGAGGCTCAATCTGCGATAATTTACTGGcaatgtgttaaaataaacataaaaatgtaataaagatTAGcgacaaaaaaacaaaagtgattgttttatttgggAACAAATgcaataatgtaaatttattggaGTCAATTTGCATATTAGATAATAAGATGACAACAAACTCTTAAAGCGAATGTATTTCTTGAATATGGTGGAATGTTTGCAGTTATGTAGATAAAGAACATCGAGTGAATGTTAgcgataaatttttatacgagGTGgccagaaaattattaattgtttaatttattcgttGACAAGAATATGTTTTAAACCACAAACATAGTTGGTGACACTGATTGGTTACTTCCTTAATTGAGTCGTGATAACTCTATAcccaataatgaaaaatttttaatgtacaaattaattCACTTGTCGGAAATACCCACGAATACTAATACTAACGagacaaatttcaatatacacTAACTCACAATCATTATTCCATTGACACCAATTATACGAAGACGTTCCACGTTTTCAATAAAAGTGATCGACCCGTTCCTCATTTCAGAAGTCCGCTATAACTCACGAGGCCCgtaccttttatattttttctttatcacAGCTCACTTTTGAGCCTTTTGTTGTCTTTTGGCTCGCGAGATCGAAGTGCGAGATACGCGACGGAACAAATGGTGATACCCCTTTTGTTTACCAGTCGTTTCTGTCACTCGATGCGAAAACGCCGGTCGAAAGTATGCGCATAAAAAGctgagataatatttttttcatatttttcgaCCGGTACGGCACACGGCGTCACTTTTGTCCGATCGCTGTATGTCTCTCTGACCGTTGGTCTTTGGAcgtcaatttttaatgattgcgAAAACATTCCGACCACCATTATGTTTCCATAAAAGTAGCAGCGAACTTCGACGACATTCTTCTCGGTCAGTGTATTTAAATCCggtgaaatttgaatttacaatCAAGGGTTGGTGCTCGAGTGATACATTTTTCAGAATACTAAACACGCAATTATCCGGTATGACATATCAATTACCTGTAACAAATtaaccattattaataatttccccCTTACGAattgtcataaattattttgatattcgTGACAAAAAAACCCACACTAACTAATTACCCAGTTGGCCGGAAAAATCCGTGTTCATGTAAAGGCACtcgaattaattaacaaaacacatcaatttatcaattttaattttgctatTAAGCAGAGGATTTAATCCTCTCAGTGGTATTCTTACGCTATCTAAACATGTATCACTGCCGAagccatattttattataattacacgtgtttgtcataattaaaataaagctaATCGCTACCAGCATATTTACATGGAAAAATCGTAAAGAAAACGCAATATCTGTGTTAGCTATtcgcatttttttataacgaGCACTTTTACTTTATCCTTCGCATACTTTGAAAAACAATGGAATGTGAgagcaattacaattttttcccactaatataatatttaagacgaaaattcaatcatttttagacaaaaattagattaattaatcacaAAAAGTCcttgtcaattaaattaaattaaaaaaaatactccaGAAAAACTAGGACAAATTAGGTGAACCTTAGGTCTTGAAGTAAGTCAGCAAATGAGAGACCACAATTTCCTATTGCTGGGTATCGAATTTCTGTTCACAGTTTCCTGGAGGAGGTCATGAGATTATTTAGATAGATGATGGCACAACAAATTTTCGGGTTCAACCAACCATCACCATCAAACTCTCTGTTAACCCGTTTAGATCATTTTTCGGAGCAAAGACACGAAAGGAAATGGGATACTTTAATGACACCATTGTCCACACGTTGATGTGTCTTGAACGGATCCGCTCCTTCCTTGTGAAAAGAGTTTTGGGTCCTTCGGTCCCATTATCCGATGGAATCCGGCACGGCATTTTACACACAATTTACAAGAATTCCGTGTGGGCTTTCACCGTACCTACAACCTATTCAACGATGGAAATGAGCCACGGCGCTTTTGTGACCGAAAACAAAAAGGGACAATCgtcgaaaatttttattcaaaaccgCTGACACCTATATTGTAGCCAATTACCCGATCACTTCATCCCGGACCAGTTCATGGCGGTTCACTCGACAACGTTTTTATTAGGTAAACTCAAGATTTAATCCAAATCGAAACTGATTGGGATTAAATAAATCGATTACCAACATTAATGAATAGATATACagatatattacataaaacgaATACGGTTTGCATTACATTTGAAATGCAGCagtgaaacatttattttatttatgtgcgtTATCTCGCGGCCTTGTCATGCCTACGTCTATGTCACTTATCAATACAAATTATCGTGTCAATTAGTTTTGCATACGCTCTAATGAAAGGCatttctgtaaataaatttcatatggatttatatttgtaatataaagtgaAATGGAATAATTATGGGTTCAGGATCTTTCATTTCAATCTTGAGGAAAAAACATTAATGGTTGATAATCAGGTGTCAAGTTCAATAAGGATTTTTACATAGCTTTAGTAATTTATGTATTCAGTCCTTTTGGAGTTCACGTTCCGTTCCCTTTCTCGTTTTCGTTTCCGTTAGCTGAGGTAAACTGTGCAGCTGCCTTAACATTCTAAGCTCaactaaaaactatataaaacgTTTATAAATATCAGTGTCTCAGAACTCACGGCCTTATATGAACATTAATTTGACAGTAAAGAATAGAACAAGATAAAATCAGTTAAGAGGCATTAAGGTTACGCCGCCTACaagttttttttctaaactCGCCGCATACTCCCAggatatattcaattattcaagACTATTACCATTTCTTAATCTATAATACCAAAGGATATCAATACCAGTTTAATGTTGTAacagttattgttattttaatctttCTACATGAAAGTTCGTTAcccttttataaaacattttgtttaaataaaagcaCGCCAGTGGTTTGTAAAAAGGGTAATCAAAAACAGTAACGCGTGACATTTGTAAAAACAACGGCAATAAAAATGCACAGGGcaactaaaagaaaaaaatcggGTGGATTCGTAGAATTTACATATGTAGGaacataattacaattaaaaatattaaatatgacatGGTGCGAGTCCGcatttttatttctcattTCTACCTGGGAAACTCGTTCGGGCGCATTGAGGTGCACAAGcaaaaaaaactattgataTCAGCTTATTAGTACATGCCTAAAAACAACGGAgcttcatatttatttcacttactttattttaatggcccagcaaatatatttaaagtcgAAAGAGTCTTAACCGGCCggcgaataaataattaaaacaaaatagcgCGATCCCAGTTTTGCCACAGCGTCGGATCTGCCCAAATCGtgttcacattttattttctcatgaaatatataaaatgtttttcctaATTATAACTATCGTGTCTTACACTAGGTTTCCTTTTGTCAGTTACTTaactaaatgtaaatatttgcattTGGTCGTTACTCTTCGAAATatcattttgattaatttctcaTGATTAAACACATTAATTATAGTTATGCAAATACACCTATTAATGAAATCCAAACAATGAATAAACTATTATGTATGAGTAAACATAGATGAGTATACATTAAGTAATGTTTTAGTGTTCGGTACACTTGAGGTTGTTGGTGAAGAGAATTTCCAGCTGTGAAAACCCGTGATCCGTACCTGTCCAGCACAGTTTGTTATGCTCCGGTCATTATCTGCCTCCTTTTTTAACATGATTTATACATTTGTCATAATTTGAAGAACTTCTCATCAAtaattggtattttaaaatctctTATATTTCGTTTCTCGCAGTGGCGGGTCCACATCAAATGGAggccaataaaaattttgtttaatcacCGCCAGCGATCAATTAATGCCCGGCGGTTCTTTTCAGTTTGATTCTTTATCACGGTACTTGTAATATTTAGTCAtcgttataaatttatattattaaattgtattaaggcgatagtttttataaaatttttagttatttatatttaacttttaatacttaatttttagtacaataattatttaaaatatttacaataattttttatttagttttatgaaatattaaagtaaaaatgtgGTTGCTAATTTCAGGAattggaaatatataattatacaaaattttatttatttgaataatacagGTGCTGCCATCTATCGAACTTTGTTTGaaactttcataaaattaaagaatgctttattttttattaaataggaaTTAATCACagttatatatacaaaaatttgtatatatggtAACAATTgtcatttcattaatttaataaacatattattattgaaagcaaccaagaaatatattgaaattaacctAACAAACATctgtcaaaaaacaaaatgattatttgttgTCACACGAAAATGaagacttttaataaattattatgaaatgaaCCATGTACGAAATATAGCAACACCAAAAATAACATGGAGGAAGATATTTGTAGGACTTGTCTGAAATCCCCAACTAAATTGTCAAGTCTCTATGAAGATGTGAAACTCATGTACAAAATTGAAACTATTGCTTCAATTGAggtaaaaattgttcattattttaaatattttatcagttaaactgactaatattttagttatctaATGATCCTGCTTATCCAACAAAAATCTGTGaggaatgtataaataatgtaaacagCTTATTTAACTTCCGAAAGCTGATAATTCAGAGCAATAAAGCATTAACAGAAAGACTTCAAGAAGAATacttaaaaaaggaaaaagctGCAACAgagcaatatattaaaatcgaagGTGATGTGGAAATTAACAACCCAATTGAATATGATAGTTCTCCTGATGAATACCTTGAAGAGACATCTGAAAATAACACAAGTGAACCTGACATAGCAccacatataaaaaatgaaacacagGAGAAAACTAAAGTGTATGAATGTAAAGAATGCAACAAAGAATTTAGTAGCAGATTCAAAATGTTCAACCATAGGAAATTGCACACCAGCAAAGGAGTATGTAACATTTGTGGCATGGTTATTAGGATTGATAACTTAAAAAGGCACATTTTGTTACATTCTGAAACCCCAGTTACTTGTGAAGTGTGTGGAAAGATTTTTAAGAACAGTGAATCTTTGAGAAGTCACAAGAGAATACACATGGGAATTACATTTACTTGTGAATTCTGTGGAAGATGTTTTAGAGTAAAATCAGAGTATACCAGACATCTTAAGGCTCattcaagtaaatattataatgaacaatgaaatactattaaataatgaaatttttattttagatccaGAACTAGGTAAAGTAATGTGTCAAGTTTGTGGGAAGAAAGTCCGGGACATCAAGAGGCATAAACAGTCTCACACTGGAGAAAAGCCACATAAGTGCACATTTTGCAATAAAGGATTTACAAGTGGTTATGCAGTCAAGGTTCACACACGACAACATACTAATGAGAAACCATTTATTTGCGAATTTTGTCCAATGGCATTTCCGCAAAAAGTTTCTTTAGTGACGCATTTGAAATCTAAACATaataaagatgtttaagttttatacaaaatatttgataagaaAATCTTAgggtacattatttttataactgattgtaaatatacatatagtgttattaaatgaacatttttttaaatccttcacattaaatttgacataaatttttactttttgtgaatatattttacttataaaataaaagttgttttattatattttttcataggcattttattaatttgaaatatttaattgatgcattttattactatcataagtatattttattgaaagtttttgttttaaaaataaatatatgtttgatATGAAAATCATAGGGCAAATTAGTTTGTCACTTTTGACAAACAACTAGTTTTGTTATCAATTGGTAACTTCTTTGAAGAATGAGTGTTACCTCTAAAATATACATCATGttattatatgattattttaagaattcaaTCACCACTTTTTACTTGacccattttattattgtcaaagtacattttattgaaataaataaaatttttaacaatgtaattcgttttcattttcaaaGCTTTGTATACACATTTAGCCatacattaaaatacttgaacactaaaacttaaaacaaaattctgaTATAAAACACTATATAcacattaaaagtaataagtttgttaatttttagcaAATCTAATTAACACAAtcttataatacaatatattacacatctagttaaattaaataggctTATATAACAAAGTAGTGACATATTTCTTTCTATAACGATGAGTCGCACTCAAAACCATCACACCATCCTTTATTGACAAGGCATATAGGTGATTTAACATCACATGATTTGGTTCTGGTAGTAATGTTGGTTCAcactacaataaaaaatgtgatcaTAGTAATATATTCTATTAGTACTTGttctagtttttatataataaaaatattaaaataatgttgcaactggtaaaaaatacttacagaTAAAGGGGTATCCTTATTAAGTATAACTTGCAACAAATGCGGCGGCAAAATGGGAGGCCCAGATACTTTCTCCCATGGCTTGTTAGCTGGAATCTCCTGTCCAAACTCCTTCTGAGCATCATTCGTGACATTCTCACTGTCCTTATCCAAGGCTTGGAACACCTCGAAATCAGACTTTTTGACAGAAATCAAATTGTTCTTAATGCCCTCTTTGTCTTCAATCATCTTGTTGCCTGGATCATTTTTCCACTCGCCGTCCacgtaaaatttatactgGTGTTCACCTTCAGGTAGGTCTATGATAGTTACGAAATCGCCGTGGCTCTTGACCATCGGAATCGTTTCCCAATTGGAAAACGTGCCACTAATTTGTACATCACGGCCGCCGCCCTCCCATCGAAAAACTGTCGGCGTTTTGTCCGATGAAGTTGACTTTGTGCCCTCTGAAACTACAATTGGAAGTCAGCAATATGCTTCACTTTATATTTCGATTGACATACCTGTGTTCGCCCTGGGACGTTTGCTTTCGTAACTGCTGGACACCGGTTTCGTG is a window of Aethina tumida isolate Nest 87 chromosome 7, icAetTumi1.1, whole genome shotgun sequence DNA encoding:
- the LOC109609432 gene encoding 5'-AMP-activated protein kinase subunit beta-1 isoform X2 is translated as MERIRQRLLRRLESEGSQDDEEPYFTKPVSSSYESKRPRANTVSEGTKSTSSDKTPTVFRWEGGGRDVQISGTFSNWETIPMVKSHGDFVTIIDLPEGEHQYKFYVDGEWKNDPGNKMIEDKEGIKNNLISVKKSDFEVFQALDKDSENVTNDAQKEFGQEIPANKPWEKVSGPPILPPHLLQVILNKDTPLSCEPTLLPEPNHVMLNHLYALSIKDGVMVLSATHRYRKKYVTTLLYKPI
- the LOC109609432 gene encoding 5'-AMP-activated protein kinase subunit beta-1 isoform X1, whose protein sequence is MGNAGSGSAQRERKSTGETAPSSPSKEGQAFTFDKKPDKIQFQGSQDDEEPYFTKPVSSSYESKRPRANTVSEGTKSTSSDKTPTVFRWEGGGRDVQISGTFSNWETIPMVKSHGDFVTIIDLPEGEHQYKFYVDGEWKNDPGNKMIEDKEGIKNNLISVKKSDFEVFQALDKDSENVTNDAQKEFGQEIPANKPWEKVSGPPILPPHLLQVILNKDTPLSCEPTLLPEPNHVMLNHLYALSIKDGVMVLSATHRYRKKYVTTLLYKPI
- the LOC109609405 gene encoding zinc finger protein 879, producing the protein MEEDICRTCLKSPTKLSSLYEDVKLMYKIETIASIELSNDPAYPTKICEECINNVNSLFNFRKLIIQSNKALTERLQEEYLKKEKAATEQYIKIEGDVEINNPIEYDSSPDEYLEETSENNTSEPDIAPHIKNETQEKTKVYECKECNKEFSSRFKMFNHRKLHTSKGVCNICGMVIRIDNLKRHILLHSETPVTCEVCGKIFKNSESLRSHKRIHMGITFTCEFCGRCFRVKSEYTRHLKAHSNPELGKVMCQVCGKKVRDIKRHKQSHTGEKPHKCTFCNKGFTSGYAVKVHTRQHTNEKPFICEFCPMAFPQKVSLVTHLKSKHNKDV